A portion of the bacterium genome contains these proteins:
- the atpD gene encoding F0F1 ATP synthase subunit beta: MAGNYGKVQQVIGPTVDLEFDSDHLPEILNAIHIVDEAKGIDLITEVAQHIGNNVVRTIAMDSTDGLVRGMKGLDTGKAISVPVGKQCLGRLFNLLGKTLDNEGALPEPDKRSPIHAAPPTLTNQGEANEIFETGIKVVDLLAPYVKGGKIGLFGGAGVGKTVIVQELIHAIATQHGGYSVFCGVGERTREGNDLWLEMKESGVIKNTALVFGQMNEPPGARLRVALSGLTMAEHFRDEMNQDVLLFIDNIFRFTQAGSEVSALLGRMPSAVGYQPTLATEMGQLQERITSTRSGSITSVQAIYVPADDLTDPAPATAFSHLDATTVLSRQIAELGIYPAVDPLDSTSRILQPGTIGEVHYNLARQVQTILQRYKDLQDIIAILGMDELSDEDKIAVARARKIQKFFSQPFFVAEAFTGKAGRYVKLEDTIRSFQGLVAGEYDHIPEQCFYMCGAIEEVLENYEKMQAEG, encoded by the coding sequence ATGGCCGGGAACTACGGGAAGGTCCAGCAGGTCATCGGGCCCACGGTGGACCTCGAGTTCGATTCGGATCACCTGCCGGAGATCCTCAACGCGATCCACATCGTCGATGAGGCCAAGGGCATCGACCTGATCACCGAGGTTGCCCAGCATATCGGCAACAACGTGGTCCGGACGATCGCCATGGACTCGACCGACGGCCTGGTCCGCGGCATGAAGGGTCTGGACACCGGCAAGGCGATCTCGGTGCCCGTGGGCAAGCAGTGCCTGGGCCGCCTGTTCAACCTGCTGGGCAAGACCCTCGACAACGAGGGCGCGCTGCCCGAGCCGGACAAGCGCTCGCCGATCCACGCGGCGCCCCCGACCCTGACCAACCAGGGCGAGGCGAACGAGATCTTCGAGACCGGCATCAAGGTCGTCGACCTGCTCGCGCCCTACGTGAAGGGCGGCAAGATCGGCCTCTTCGGCGGCGCCGGCGTGGGCAAGACGGTTATCGTGCAGGAGCTGATCCACGCCATCGCCACGCAGCACGGCGGCTACTCCGTGTTCTGCGGCGTGGGCGAGCGCACGCGTGAAGGCAACGACCTCTGGCTGGAGATGAAGGAGTCCGGGGTCATCAAGAACACCGCCCTGGTCTTCGGCCAGATGAACGAGCCGCCCGGCGCGCGTCTCCGCGTGGCGCTGTCCGGCCTGACCATGGCCGAGCACTTCCGCGACGAGATGAACCAGGACGTGCTCCTGTTCATCGACAACATCTTCCGCTTCACGCAGGCGGGCTCCGAGGTGTCGGCGCTTCTGGGCCGCATGCCGTCGGCCGTGGGTTACCAGCCCACGCTCGCCACCGAGATGGGCCAGCTGCAGGAGCGCATCACTTCGACGCGCAGCGGTTCGATCACCTCGGTGCAGGCCATCTACGTGCCCGCCGACGACTTGACCGACCCGGCGCCCGCCACCGCGTTCAGCCACCTGGACGCCACGACGGTGCTCTCGCGCCAGATCGCCGAGCTGGGCATCTACCCGGCCGTGGATCCGCTGGACTCCACCAGCCGCATCCTGCAGCCGGGCACCATCGGCGAAGTGCACTACAACCTGGCCCGCCAGGTGCAGACGATCCTGCAGCGCTACAAGGATCTGCAGGACATCATCGCCATCCTGGGCATGGACGAGCTCTCGGACGAGGACAAGATCGCGGTGGCCCGCGCCCGCAAGATCCAGAAGTTCTTCTCGCAGCCGTTCTTCGTGGCCGAGGCGTTCACCGGCAAGGCCGGCCGCTACGTCAAGCTGGAGGACACGATCCGTTCGTTCCAGGGCCTCGTTGCGGGCGAGTACGACCACATCCCCGAGCAGTGCTTCTACATGTGCGGCGCCATCGAGGAAGTGCTCGAGAACTACGAGAAGATGCAGGCGGAAGGCTAA
- the atpC gene encoding ATP synthase F1 subunit epsilon: MARSFKVIIVTPDRTAFEGEAVSATFPGSAGYLGVWANHAPLVAAVLPGLVTLRLDDAGNEQKLAVGAGFLEISDNVVNLMTDTCELSSEIDVARAQKALERARARLTSMDLDLDRERARLAQSRAQARIKAAGRGAR, translated from the coding sequence ATGGCCAGGAGCTTCAAGGTCATCATCGTCACCCCCGATCGCACCGCCTTCGAGGGCGAGGCGGTCTCCGCCACCTTCCCGGGTTCGGCCGGCTATCTCGGCGTGTGGGCCAACCACGCACCGCTGGTCGCCGCCGTCCTGCCCGGCCTGGTGACGCTGCGGCTCGACGATGCCGGCAACGAACAGAAGCTGGCCGTGGGCGCCGGCTTCCTCGAGATCTCCGACAACGTGGTCAACCTCATGACCGACACCTGCGAACTGTCGAGCGAGATCGACGTGGCCCGCGCGCAAAAGGCCCTCGAACGCGCGCGGGCACGGCTGACCTCGATGGATTTGGACCTCGATCGCGAACGGGCGCGTCTGGCGCAGTCGCGGGCGCAGGCACGGATCAAGGCGGCGGGGCGCGGGGCGCGGTAG
- a CDS encoding tandem-95 repeat protein → MRRMISLCALVVMSVVGVAAASTENLLPVREGASIPAPQAPRAQPPLDITGGKLLPVGDGSMPVARPEPAPHAVESTVGQLPVDEAAGSGRQSSDKSGAAPQVMDDHFTVQAGSTLAIAAAAGFLVNDYDPEGDAVIATAISHFVDNGSLSAFTDGSFNYTPVAGFTGYDYFDYQVTDGTNNAEIGRVHFHVVATDRPPLALGEAYAVAMNAPLAIAAAAGFLVNDFDPDGDAVAAITIPDDVDYGTLSAYTDGQFTYTPNPNFTGTDSFSYQISANGLSAIATVTLTVYEPNRAPIATADYYYAPISGSIAIPAAAGLFRNDLDPDGDVFFATIISDLVDYGTLLAYTDGHFSYTPTPGYSGIDRFTYQIGDVNGASASATVTIFVGVTSDPASPVPLPPADGQRFGMSLPTPNPFNPTTRIDFRVDGTARTAMRVFDLRGALVRTLVDEDLPAGDHTVQWDGRDDQGVEMASGAYFVALVSGSDLTSRKIALVK, encoded by the coding sequence ATGCGACGAATGATCAGCCTGTGCGCCCTGGTCGTGATGTCGGTCGTGGGCGTGGCTGCGGCGTCCACGGAGAATCTGCTCCCGGTCCGGGAAGGCGCATCGATCCCGGCGCCGCAGGCGCCGCGCGCCCAGCCGCCGCTGGATATCACGGGGGGCAAACTCCTCCCGGTGGGCGATGGCTCCATGCCTGTAGCGCGTCCCGAGCCGGCCCCGCACGCGGTCGAGTCGACCGTCGGCCAACTCCCGGTCGACGAGGCGGCGGGCTCCGGTCGCCAAAGCTCAGACAAGTCGGGCGCCGCGCCCCAGGTGATGGACGACCATTTCACCGTACAGGCCGGCTCGACGCTCGCAATCGCCGCCGCTGCGGGCTTCCTGGTCAACGACTACGATCCCGAGGGCGATGCCGTGATAGCCACGGCGATCTCGCACTTTGTCGATAACGGTTCCCTGTCGGCGTTCACCGATGGCAGCTTCAACTACACCCCGGTCGCGGGATTCACCGGCTACGACTACTTCGACTACCAGGTCACCGATGGCACCAACAACGCGGAGATCGGCAGGGTCCACTTCCACGTGGTGGCCACCGACCGGCCGCCCCTGGCGCTGGGCGAAGCCTACGCCGTCGCCATGAATGCACCGTTGGCGATCGCGGCTGCGGCAGGCTTCCTGGTCAATGACTTCGACCCCGACGGCGACGCCGTTGCGGCGATCACGATCCCCGACGATGTCGATTACGGCACCTTGTCTGCCTATACCGACGGCCAGTTCACCTACACTCCCAACCCGAACTTCACGGGAACCGACAGCTTCAGCTATCAGATCTCGGCCAACGGCCTGAGCGCCATCGCCACGGTCACGTTGACCGTGTACGAACCCAACCGGGCTCCGATTGCCACCGCGGACTACTATTACGCGCCGATCAGCGGCTCGATCGCCATTCCCGCCGCGGCGGGCCTGTTCCGGAACGACCTCGATCCGGATGGCGATGTGTTCTTCGCGACCATCATCTCCGACCTCGTCGATTACGGCACGCTGTTGGCGTACACGGACGGCCACTTCAGCTACACGCCCACGCCCGGCTATTCCGGCATCGACCGGTTCACCTACCAGATCGGGGACGTCAACGGCGCATCGGCGTCCGCCACGGTGACGATCTTCGTCGGCGTCACTTCGGATCCGGCCTCGCCGGTTCCCCTGCCGCCCGCCGATGGCCAGCGGTTCGGCATGAGCCTGCCGACACCGAACCCCTTCAACCCGACCACGCGGATCGATTTCCGGGTCGACGGCACGGCCCGCACGGCCATGCGCGTGTTCGACCTGCGCGGGGCCCTGGTCCGGACCCTCGTGGATGAGGACCTTCCGGCCGGCGATCACACGGTCCAGTGGGACGGCAGGGACGATCAGGGCGTGGAGATGGCGAGCGGGGCCTACTTCGTCGCCCTGGTGAGCGGGTCGGATCTCACGAGCCGGAAGATTGCGCTCGTGAAGTAA
- the tpx gene encoding thiol peroxidase translates to MSRTVTLGGNPIEVAGTFPTKGAKAPAFSLVAKDLADTALATFAGKRKVLNIFPSLDTAVCATSVRKFNAAANELTNTVVLCISADLPFAQSRFCGAEGLDNVLTLSTLRGRSFLQDYGVAITSGPLSGLAARAVVVLDANDTVLHAELVPEIKQEPDYAAALSVLA, encoded by the coding sequence ATGAGCCGCACCGTGACTCTCGGTGGCAACCCCATCGAGGTTGCCGGCACGTTCCCGACGAAGGGCGCCAAGGCGCCCGCCTTCAGCCTGGTCGCCAAGGACCTGGCCGACACCGCGCTGGCGACGTTCGCCGGCAAGCGGAAGGTCCTGAACATCTTCCCCAGTCTCGACACGGCCGTGTGCGCCACCTCGGTGCGCAAGTTCAACGCGGCGGCCAACGAGCTGACGAACACCGTGGTGCTGTGCATCTCGGCCGACCTGCCGTTCGCGCAGTCGCGCTTCTGCGGCGCCGAGGGCCTGGACAACGTGCTGACGCTCTCGACGCTGCGCGGCCGCTCGTTCCTGCAGGACTACGGCGTGGCCATCACCAGCGGCCCCTTGTCCGGGCTGGCCGCGCGCGCGGTCGTCGTGCTCGACGCGAACGACACCGTGCTGCACGCCGAACTGGTGCCGGAGATCAAGCAGGAGCCGGACTACGCGGCGGCGCTGTCGGTCCTTGCCTGA
- a CDS encoding phage terminase large subunit family protein has translation MIDDCRRGRQEFSLSRSLGSGNTNRTKDCRVHPRHHGSQHGGRPAVDGYEIDIDGEGDPVERAYQRSDQRRYHVPCPICGVVAPILWQNFEWPDGQPEQAALRCESCQALLPNITRPPCWNTAGGWPRPKAMGSQRGITCRRCIRRWDDMRGARWRGTS, from the coding sequence GTGATCGACGACTGCCGGCGCGGGCGACAAGAGTTCAGCCTGTCGCGGTCCCTGGGCTCAGGCAATACGAACCGGACGAAGGATTGCCGGGTGCATCCTCGCCATCACGGGAGTCAGCACGGCGGTCGGCCTGCGGTCGATGGGTACGAGATCGATATCGACGGCGAGGGCGACCCGGTCGAGCGGGCCTACCAGCGCAGTGACCAGCGGCGGTACCACGTGCCGTGTCCGATCTGCGGCGTGGTGGCGCCGATCCTGTGGCAGAACTTCGAATGGCCGGACGGGCAACCGGAGCAGGCGGCTTTGCGTTGCGAGTCGTGCCAGGCCCTCCTTCCGAACATCACAAGACCGCCATGCTGGAACACGGCCGGTGGGTGGCCCAGGCCGAAGGCGATGGGGTCACAGCGGGGTATCACCTGTCGGCGCTGTATTCGCCGCTGGGATGATATGCGTGGGGCGAGATGGCGCGGGACTTCCTGA
- a CDS encoding phage terminase large subunit family protein codes for MARDFLNAKHDGPEKLKTWINTCLGETWEESGEVINQDSLMGQARALPGRGAPAGARADCGGGCAGRPARGRSVRLAHGRGVVGDLVPCSVGRSCGGSGLAAAR; via the coding sequence ATGGCGCGGGACTTCCTGAACGCCAAGCACGATGGTCCCGAGAAACTGAAGACCTGGATCAACACCTGCCTGGGCGAGACCTGGGAGGAGTCGGGTGAGGTCATCAACCAGGACAGTCTCATGGGCCAGGCGCGAGCACTACCCGGCCGTGGTGCCCCTGCCGGTGCTCGTGCTGACTGCGGGGGTGGATGTGCAGGACGACCGGCTCGAGGTCGAAGTGTGCGGCTGGCGCACGGGCGAGGAGTCGTGGGGGATCTCGTACCGTGTTCTGTGGGGCGATCCTGCGGCGGCTCCGGTCTGGCGGCAGCTCGATGA
- a CDS encoding phage terminase large subunit family protein, protein MLSATWEREDGLNMRIVQCCIDSAGHRTEAVYRYVKPRQVRGVYATVGRAGVGRPIISAPSNRKQGQAPLPVKLFTVGVDEAKGILYSRLKEETPGPGYCHFPEGDGYEQEYFKQLTAEKRVIRYTKGFPKAEWIKTRARNEALDCRVQAHAALCLLNPLWKAVEKNLAPRLPFPEQAIAEPSDGTVARHPIGMVRLANSEQLRRIAARDSWVTRRRR, encoded by the coding sequence GTGCTGTCGGCGACCTGGGAGCGCGAGGACGGGCTCAACATGCGGATCGTGCAGTGCTGTATCGACTCGGCAGGGCATCGCACAGAGGCCGTCTATCGGTACGTGAAGCCGCGGCAGGTGCGCGGCGTGTATGCAACCGTTGGCCGGGCAGGCGTGGGGCGGCCGATCATCTCGGCTCCGTCCAACCGCAAGCAGGGGCAGGCGCCGCTACCGGTGAAGCTGTTCACGGTCGGGGTCGACGAGGCCAAAGGCATTCTCTACTCGCGGCTCAAGGAGGAGACGCCTGGGCCTGGGTACTGCCACTTCCCTGAAGGCGATGGATACGAGCAGGAGTACTTCAAGCAGCTGACGGCGGAGAAGCGCGTGATCAGGTACACGAAGGGGTTTCCGAAGGCGGAGTGGATCAAGACGCGGGCACGGAACGAGGCGCTCGATTGTCGGGTGCAGGCGCATGCGGCGCTTTGCTTGCTGAATCCGTTGTGGAAGGCTGTGGAGAAGAATCTGGCGCCCAGGTTGCCGTTTCCGGAGCAGGCGATTGCGGAGCCGTCCGACGGCACAGTTGCGAGGCATCCGATTGGCATGGTACGGCTGGCGAATAGTGAGCAGCTGCGGAGGATCGCGGCGCGGGATTCATGGGTGACGCGGCGCAGACGATAG